The sequence below is a genomic window from Tenacibaculum tangerinum.
GTTTTAATTCCTAGTTCGGTATGTAACAACGCTGCTCTAGCTGTACTGACTCCTTTTATATATGTTACAGGATGGTTTAAATTCATTAAGAACGAAAATACAAAAAGCCATTAAAATCAACTATCTTTGCACTCTTAAATTCATCAAATGAGATTACATAGAAACTTGGTTTTCGCGGTTATTGATAGCTTACGCGATATTTTTAATGAAGATGTGTATGCCGATAAAGCTGTTGAAAAAGCATTGAAGAGAGATAAACGCTGGGGAGCACGTGATAGAAAGTTCGTTGCTGAAACGATTTACGAAATCGTTCGTTGGAAACGTTTGTATGCTGAAATAGCCAACGTAAAAGCACCCTATTCTCGTCCTGATTTATGGAGAATGTTTGCTGTTTGGTGCGTGTTAAAAGGAATTCAATTACCTGATTGGAATCAAATTGAGCCTACCCCTACCAGACGAATCAAAGGAAAATTTGATGAGCTACTAAAAATAAGAAAGTTCAGAGAGTCTATTCCTGATTGGATGGACGAAGTAGGCGTACAAGAATTAGGAGAAGAAGTTTGGACGAAAGAAATAGCTGCATTGAATAAGCAAGCAGAGGTTATTTTACGTACAAACACGTTAAATACTACAAAAACTCATTTACAAAAACAATTAGCTTCTGAAGGAATTGACACTGAAACTATCAAAGGCTATGACGATGCTTTAAAATTAGTAGAAAGGGCCAATGTTTTTAAAACGGAAGCTTTTAAAAAAGGGTTGTTTGAAGTACAAGATGCCTCATCGCAGTTGGTAGCACCTTATTTAGAGGTAGAACCAGGAATGAAAGTAGTCGATACCTGTGCAGGTGCGGGTGGTAAAACCTTGCACTTAGCCTCGTTAATGAAAAATAAAGGACAAATTATAGCCATGGATATTTACGAAAGTAAATTGAAAAAGCTAAAAGTGCGTGCTCGAAGAAATGGTGCTCATAATATCGATACTCGTGTAATTGATTCTACGAAAGTAATTAAGAAGCTACACGAAAAAGTAGATAGAGTTTTAATTGACGCTCCGTGTTCTGGTTTAGGAGTCATCCGAAGAAACCCTGATAGCAAATGGAAATTACAACCTGAGTTTTTAGATGAGATTCGTGGTACACAACAAGAGGTATTACAACAGTACTCGAAAATGGTAAAACCAGGGGGTAAAATGGTGTATGCCACTTGCTCGGTATTGCCTTCTGAAAACCAACAACAAGTAGCCTTCTTTTTAGCTTCTGATGCAGGTAAAGATTTTGCCTTTGTAAAAGATAAAAAAGTACTATCGCATGTATCTGGTTACGACGGTTTTTACATGGCTCTTCTAGAAAGAAAGTAGGCTATAAAAGTAACTATAGTAAAAAAGGCTCGGGATAATATCTCGAGCCTTTCCTTTCAATCAACTATTAAAAACTAACGAATCACTAAACAATACTTGTTAAGTAATTTGTATATATACGACGATTGTTTACCAATGTTGTTACAGCGACTACCTGTATTTAACATTATTTTAAGATGAAAGTATAACTACTTTTTCACCTCTTTAACAACTATTGTTGTTCAAATGTTGTGTAACTTATTTATAAGTAAAGCGGCTGAAGTATACGGGCCAGGAAACGTTCTTTTACCTATAATGGTACTCATTATTGGAGTATTTTTATTAATACATTCGAAAAAGG
It includes:
- a CDS encoding RsmB/NOP family class I SAM-dependent RNA methyltransferase — translated: MRLHRNLVFAVIDSLRDIFNEDVYADKAVEKALKRDKRWGARDRKFVAETIYEIVRWKRLYAEIANVKAPYSRPDLWRMFAVWCVLKGIQLPDWNQIEPTPTRRIKGKFDELLKIRKFRESIPDWMDEVGVQELGEEVWTKEIAALNKQAEVILRTNTLNTTKTHLQKQLASEGIDTETIKGYDDALKLVERANVFKTEAFKKGLFEVQDASSQLVAPYLEVEPGMKVVDTCAGAGGKTLHLASLMKNKGQIIAMDIYESKLKKLKVRARRNGAHNIDTRVIDSTKVIKKLHEKVDRVLIDAPCSGLGVIRRNPDSKWKLQPEFLDEIRGTQQEVLQQYSKMVKPGGKMVYATCSVLPSENQQQVAFFLASDAGKDFAFVKDKKVLSHVSGYDGFYMALLERK